A window from Luteibacter flocculans encodes these proteins:
- a CDS encoding RNA polymerase sigma factor yields the protein MQPELPVASSDDDVVRAAVAGDRKAFETLYRRHADRVYGAVLRLAGFDHARAEDLTQEAFVRAWQKLEGFRFESAFGTWVYRLAVNVALMSIRARNADPVTIVDDEHLPDVADLDNPVRAFERGELEQAIAALPPRARAVLVLHDVEGWKHEEIAIELSMAVGSSKAQLHRARGLLRRVLGDKP from the coding sequence ATGCAGCCTGAGCTGCCCGTCGCCTCGTCCGACGACGATGTCGTACGTGCCGCGGTGGCTGGCGACCGCAAGGCTTTCGAAACGCTTTACCGGCGCCACGCCGATCGCGTCTACGGCGCCGTGCTTCGACTGGCCGGCTTCGACCACGCTCGCGCCGAAGACCTCACGCAGGAAGCCTTCGTCCGTGCCTGGCAGAAGCTCGAAGGGTTCCGCTTCGAAAGCGCTTTCGGCACCTGGGTCTACCGGCTGGCAGTGAACGTGGCGCTGATGTCCATACGCGCCCGCAACGCCGACCCGGTCACCATCGTCGACGACGAACATCTGCCTGACGTTGCCGACCTCGACAATCCCGTCCGCGCCTTCGAACGCGGCGAACTGGAACAAGCCATCGCGGCACTGCCGCCACGGGCTCGCGCCGTCCTCGTGCTGCATGACGTGGAAGGCTGGAAACACGAGGAGATCGCCATCGAGTTGTCGATGGCGGTCGGTTCCTCGAAAGCACAGTTGCACCGTGCACGCGGCCTGCTCCGTCGCGTGCTGGGAGATAAGCCATGA
- a CDS encoding alpha/beta hydrolase, translating to MSSARASVVSLDGLALATQRWRGERSPSLLFAHGFGQTRHAWNGAARALAAQGFDATTFDARGHGESERVPRGDYHMEQFVADLLAVADVSPSADGRPPVLVGASMGGLLGLVAAGESAGAKAPFSALVLVDITPRWETAGVERILGFMRAHPQGFANYDEAASAVEAYLPHRRERKTEAQLKPLLRQDTDGRLRWHWDPALLDGVVQESERYQPRLFAAAARVDVPVLLLSGSRSDVVSSHTVDEFLRLVPHARHVALADATHMVAGDANDAFTREIAAFMHTL from the coding sequence ATGTCCTCTGCCCGCGCAAGCGTCGTCTCCCTGGACGGCCTGGCGCTTGCGACCCAGCGCTGGCGCGGCGAACGCTCGCCGTCGCTGCTCTTCGCCCACGGCTTCGGGCAGACCCGTCACGCCTGGAACGGCGCGGCGCGCGCACTCGCAGCGCAGGGTTTCGATGCCACGACGTTCGACGCGCGTGGTCATGGCGAAAGCGAGCGTGTGCCGCGCGGCGACTATCACATGGAACAGTTCGTGGCGGACCTGCTCGCCGTCGCCGACGTATCGCCGTCGGCCGATGGTCGTCCGCCCGTGCTGGTGGGTGCGTCGATGGGCGGTCTGCTCGGCCTGGTCGCGGCAGGCGAGTCGGCAGGAGCCAAGGCGCCGTTCTCGGCGTTGGTCCTGGTCGATATCACACCGCGGTGGGAAACGGCGGGTGTGGAACGTATCCTCGGCTTCATGCGCGCTCACCCCCAAGGTTTCGCGAACTATGACGAGGCGGCCTCGGCCGTTGAGGCGTACCTGCCGCATCGGCGCGAGCGCAAGACGGAAGCGCAGTTGAAGCCGTTGCTGCGCCAGGACACCGACGGTCGTCTGCGCTGGCATTGGGATCCGGCCCTGCTCGATGGCGTGGTCCAGGAGAGCGAGCGCTACCAGCCGCGCCTGTTCGCTGCCGCTGCGCGTGTCGATGTGCCCGTGCTGTTGCTGTCCGGTTCGCGCAGCGACGTGGTCTCCAGCCACACCGTCGACGAATTTCTCCGCCTCGTACCGCATGCGCGCCACGTGGCGCTGGCAGATGCCACGCACATGGTGGCGGGCGATGCCAACGACGCCTTCACTCGCGAGATCGCGGCCTTCATGCATACGCTTTGA
- a CDS encoding acyl-CoA dehydrogenase: protein MSAILVVLAALIASGACAYHRTSLRTWAIATAATILVVGVIARAPATTVVLLILLAIVAVPLMMVDFRRKKISAPLLSMFAKVTPKLSETEQTALEAGTVGFEGQLFSGKPNWSELLRQPKPELSVEEQAFLDGPVEELCGMIDDWQITHELADLPPEVWDFIKKNKFFGMIIPKSYGGLGFSALAHSAVLQKLSSMSQTLASTVAVPNSLGPGELLMHYGSDEQKNHYLPRLADGREIPCFALTGPYAGSDATSIPDFGIVTKGMWNGEEALGIRLTFDKRYITLAPVATIVGLAFRMYDPEKLLGDKEDLGITLALLPRETPGMEIGRRHFPLNTPFQNGPVHAKDMFVPLSVLIGGPHMAGHGWRMLVECLSVGRAISLPSNATGASRMAVAATGAYARMRKQFGLAIGRFEGVEEALARIGGLTYATQALSRATAAAVDRGEKPAVPSAIAKYHATEWCRQIASDAMDVHGGKGVILGPKNYMGRGWQSVPIAITVEGANIMTRSLMIFGQGAIRCHPYVLKEMQALNIADYRERLKTFDQALFGHIGFGISNAVRSFVLGLTAAKIGDTAGDAYTRRYYRKLNRYSAALALCADVSMGVLGGKLKFKEKLSARLGDTLSYLYIASAMLKRYEDTGRPEADRPLLAWAFHECVWKMQMALDGVIRNFPVRPVAWLLRALVFPFGRREVPPSDRLGRRVAALITAPSEARDRLTAWTYLTPTANNTVGRMNQILPDVIAAEPVERKFLKAFKGGQLRSHTYNEQLAEAEKLGAITAAERELLQRVRDGVAEFISVDDFDSDELRANVVRNAETMNAVRAA, encoded by the coding sequence ATGTCTGCGATCCTAGTTGTGCTGGCGGCGCTCATTGCCTCCGGTGCCTGTGCCTACCACCGCACGTCCCTCCGGACGTGGGCCATTGCCACGGCGGCCACGATCCTGGTCGTGGGTGTGATTGCCCGGGCTCCGGCCACCACCGTCGTCCTGCTGATCCTGCTCGCCATCGTCGCGGTGCCGCTGATGATGGTGGACTTCCGTCGCAAGAAGATCAGCGCGCCGCTGCTCTCGATGTTCGCGAAGGTCACGCCGAAGCTCTCCGAGACCGAGCAGACTGCGCTCGAAGCCGGCACCGTCGGTTTCGAAGGTCAGTTGTTCTCGGGCAAGCCGAACTGGTCGGAGCTGCTGCGCCAGCCGAAGCCCGAGCTTTCTGTCGAAGAGCAGGCGTTCCTCGACGGTCCCGTCGAGGAACTCTGCGGCATGATCGACGACTGGCAGATCACCCACGAACTGGCGGACCTGCCGCCCGAGGTCTGGGATTTCATCAAGAAGAACAAGTTCTTCGGCATGATCATCCCGAAGAGCTACGGCGGTCTCGGGTTCTCCGCGCTGGCGCATTCGGCCGTGCTGCAGAAGCTGTCCAGTATGTCGCAGACGCTGGCTTCCACCGTCGCCGTGCCGAACTCGCTCGGGCCGGGCGAACTGCTGATGCATTACGGCAGCGACGAGCAGAAGAACCACTACTTGCCGCGCCTCGCCGACGGTCGCGAGATTCCGTGCTTCGCGCTCACCGGTCCCTACGCCGGTTCGGACGCCACCTCGATTCCCGACTTCGGCATCGTCACCAAGGGCATGTGGAATGGCGAGGAAGCGCTCGGCATCCGCCTGACCTTCGACAAGCGCTACATCACCCTGGCGCCGGTAGCGACGATCGTCGGCCTGGCGTTCCGCATGTACGACCCCGAGAAACTCCTGGGTGACAAGGAAGACCTGGGCATCACGCTGGCACTGCTGCCGCGCGAAACGCCGGGAATGGAAATCGGTCGCCGTCACTTCCCGCTCAACACGCCGTTCCAGAACGGCCCGGTGCACGCCAAGGACATGTTCGTGCCCTTGTCGGTGTTGATCGGTGGCCCGCACATGGCCGGCCACGGCTGGCGCATGCTGGTCGAGTGCCTGTCGGTGGGTCGCGCGATCTCGCTGCCGTCGAACGCGACCGGCGCGTCGCGCATGGCCGTTGCAGCAACCGGTGCGTATGCACGCATGCGCAAGCAGTTCGGTCTGGCGATCGGTCGTTTCGAGGGCGTTGAAGAAGCGCTGGCGCGTATCGGTGGTCTCACGTACGCCACGCAGGCCTTGTCGCGTGCCACTGCCGCTGCGGTGGATCGCGGTGAGAAGCCCGCAGTGCCGTCGGCCATCGCCAAGTACCACGCCACGGAGTGGTGTCGTCAGATCGCTTCCGACGCCATGGACGTCCATGGCGGTAAGGGCGTGATCCTCGGCCCGAAGAACTACATGGGCCGCGGTTGGCAGAGCGTGCCCATCGCCATCACGGTCGAGGGCGCGAACATCATGACGCGCAGCCTGATGATCTTCGGGCAGGGCGCCATCCGCTGCCATCCTTACGTGTTGAAGGAAATGCAGGCGCTGAACATCGCGGACTACCGTGAGCGTCTCAAGACCTTCGACCAGGCGTTGTTCGGCCACATCGGCTTCGGTATCTCGAACGCCGTGCGTAGCTTCGTGCTCGGCCTGACCGCTGCGAAGATCGGCGACACCGCGGGCGATGCGTATACGCGTCGCTACTACCGCAAGCTCAATCGCTATTCGGCAGCGCTCGCGCTGTGCGCCGACGTGTCGATGGGCGTGCTGGGCGGCAAGCTGAAGTTCAAGGAAAAGCTGTCGGCTCGCCTGGGTGACACGCTGTCGTACCTCTACATCGCCAGCGCGATGCTGAAGCGCTACGAAGACACCGGTCGCCCCGAAGCGGATCGTCCGCTGCTTGCCTGGGCGTTCCACGAGTGCGTATGGAAGATGCAGATGGCGCTCGATGGCGTGATCCGCAACTTCCCCGTGCGTCCCGTCGCGTGGCTGCTGCGTGCGCTCGTGTTCCCGTTCGGTCGCCGCGAGGTTCCGCCGTCGGATCGCCTCGGTCGTCGCGTGGCGGCGCTCATCACGGCGCCGAGCGAGGCACGCGATCGCCTCACCGCGTGGACCTACCTCACGCCCACGGCGAACAACACCGTGGGTCGCATGAACCAGATCCTGCCCGACGTGATCGCGGCCGAGCCGGTCGAGCGCAAGTTCCTCAAGGCGTTCAAGGGCGGCCAGCTCCGCTCGCATACGTACAACGAGCAACTGGCCGAAGCCGAGAAGCTGGGCGCCATCACCGCTGCGGAACGCGAACTGCTGCAGCGCGTCCGCGACGGCGTCGCCGAGTTCATTTCGGTGGACGACTTCGACAGCGACGAACTGCGTGCGAACGTGGTACGCAACGCCGAGACCATGAACGCGGTGCGGGCTGCATAA
- a CDS encoding bifunctional diguanylate cyclase/phosphodiesterase: protein MTIAPSQSPTLQAPGRGEVEPLQAAVERLLRAGDAEAVRTECEAFVRCLSSDAGIVWRTDGISPVDKARVFELAVDPQNERILDAVASDTDLVTWSDMLGWLGRLASVRLRQLAETANLYEAISRLALAERLQRALYAIAEQAGAEHNMKDMMSALHAIVGSLMYAENFFIVLYDAQNRTVRFPYFVDTEDKDIPDPEGIRPIEAIENTLTWHVLQSGRAMMGASTELEKNLPGPRVPIGPPSDDWLGVPMKRGEDVVGALVVQSYRADTHFSENDRDLLTYVAQHVQTALERRQAHEELERRVTTRTAALREANRVLRQQVLQRQRGERLQAALFRIAELANTSDSIENFYAAVHRVIGGLLYARNFYIALLSEDQNKLTFPYSVDELDGVREPRELGRGLTEYVLRNGKALLADREEIDRLNRDQVLTASGSRSLHWLGVPLIWNEKSMGVLAVQSYTPEHTYSARDQELLTFVSYHIANALQRKYTTESLKQAYASLERRVTERTRALALANRDLREQIAERERVERRLKYETLHDSLTGLPNRTLLLQRLEQALNHYRENPAELFAVLFIDLDRFKVINDSVGHLVGDDLLFQVGGRIRACLKTRDVVARLGGDEFAVLVEGIVDPHAATHIAERIIAQLQTPFRLGAKEIFTSASIGIALPTSEYTRPEELLRDADSAMYRAKDEGRHRAAVFDDRLRREALSLLELEGDLRRALTRNEFVPFFQPIVDLEQLRVVGYEALLRWRHPERGILPPGDFLAVAEDTGCSEAIDWQIFEQVARQARALVGDEGFISINVSGSHFRSPDLDQRLLDLLAQHNVPARSIRVEVTERALLENPAQVKRILENLRDHGVGIALDDFGTGYSSLSYLHQYPIETLKIDRSFVVELPVEDSEAHSTAVVRAIQALADSLRMQVIAEGIETEAQMRVLRRIGCRFGQGFLFAQPAPASKWLGSPLSLHA from the coding sequence ATGACTATCGCTCCATCCCAAAGCCCGACTCTTCAGGCGCCCGGTCGCGGCGAGGTCGAGCCGTTGCAGGCTGCCGTCGAGCGGCTGCTGCGCGCGGGCGATGCGGAGGCGGTCAGAACGGAGTGCGAGGCCTTCGTCCGATGCCTGTCGTCGGATGCCGGCATCGTCTGGCGCACCGATGGGATTTCCCCGGTGGACAAGGCCCGAGTATTCGAGCTGGCCGTCGATCCGCAGAACGAGCGGATACTCGACGCCGTGGCCAGCGACACCGACCTCGTCACATGGTCCGACATGCTCGGCTGGCTGGGACGCCTGGCGTCTGTGCGTCTGCGTCAGCTGGCGGAAACCGCCAACCTTTACGAAGCCATATCGCGCCTCGCCCTGGCCGAACGCCTGCAACGCGCGCTCTACGCAATCGCGGAGCAGGCCGGCGCCGAGCACAACATGAAGGACATGATGAGCGCACTCCACGCCATCGTGGGTAGCCTCATGTATGCCGAGAACTTTTTCATCGTTCTCTACGATGCGCAGAATCGCACGGTGCGCTTCCCCTATTTCGTGGACACGGAAGACAAGGACATCCCCGATCCGGAAGGCATCCGGCCCATCGAGGCCATCGAGAACACACTCACCTGGCACGTATTGCAGAGCGGGCGCGCCATGATGGGCGCGAGCACAGAGCTGGAAAAGAATCTGCCGGGTCCGCGCGTTCCCATTGGGCCGCCGAGCGACGACTGGCTCGGCGTGCCGATGAAGCGCGGTGAGGACGTGGTCGGCGCCCTGGTAGTGCAGAGCTATCGAGCGGATACGCATTTTTCCGAGAACGACCGGGACCTGCTGACTTACGTGGCCCAGCACGTGCAAACGGCGCTGGAACGACGTCAGGCGCACGAGGAACTGGAACGCCGCGTCACCACACGCACGGCGGCGCTGCGCGAAGCGAACCGCGTGTTGCGGCAGCAAGTGCTGCAGCGCCAGCGTGGCGAGCGCCTTCAGGCGGCGCTGTTCCGCATCGCGGAACTGGCGAACACGTCGGACAGCATCGAGAATTTCTACGCCGCCGTGCACCGGGTCATCGGCGGCCTGCTATACGCGCGCAATTTCTACATTGCCCTGCTTTCGGAAGACCAGAACAAGCTGACCTTTCCTTATTCGGTCGATGAACTCGACGGCGTGCGCGAGCCGCGCGAGTTGGGTCGTGGCCTCACCGAGTACGTACTGCGCAACGGCAAGGCCTTGCTCGCCGACCGCGAAGAGATCGACCGACTCAACCGTGACCAGGTGCTCACCGCGAGTGGTTCGCGATCCCTGCACTGGCTCGGTGTGCCGCTCATCTGGAACGAGAAGTCGATGGGTGTGCTGGCCGTGCAGAGCTACACGCCGGAACATACCTACAGCGCTCGCGACCAGGAGCTGCTGACCTTCGTCAGCTACCACATCGCGAACGCATTGCAGCGCAAGTACACCACCGAGTCGTTGAAACAGGCGTACGCCAGCCTCGAACGCCGCGTCACCGAACGCACACGCGCCCTGGCGCTGGCCAACCGCGACCTGCGCGAGCAGATCGCCGAACGCGAGCGCGTCGAACGCCGGCTCAAGTACGAAACACTGCACGACTCGCTCACCGGCCTGCCCAATCGCACGTTGCTGTTGCAACGCCTGGAACAGGCGTTGAACCACTATCGCGAAAATCCGGCAGAGCTCTTCGCGGTGCTGTTCATCGATCTAGACCGATTCAAGGTCATCAACGATTCGGTCGGCCACCTCGTGGGCGACGACCTCCTCTTCCAGGTCGGCGGGCGCATTCGCGCGTGCTTGAAGACGCGTGACGTGGTGGCCCGCCTTGGCGGTGACGAATTCGCCGTGCTGGTCGAGGGCATCGTCGATCCGCACGCCGCGACGCATATCGCCGAACGCATCATCGCTCAGTTGCAGACGCCATTCCGCCTGGGTGCAAAGGAAATCTTCACCTCCGCATCGATCGGCATCGCCCTGCCCACCTCCGAATACACGCGTCCCGAGGAGCTGCTTCGCGACGCCGATTCGGCGATGTATCGCGCCAAGGACGAAGGCCGCCACCGCGCGGCCGTCTTCGACGACCGCCTTCGACGTGAAGCGCTTTCCTTGCTGGAGTTGGAAGGCGACCTGCGACGCGCCCTCACGCGTAACGAATTCGTACCTTTCTTCCAGCCGATCGTGGACCTCGAACAACTCCGCGTCGTTGGCTACGAGGCGCTGCTGCGCTGGCGTCATCCGGAGCGCGGCATCCTGCCGCCGGGCGATTTTCTCGCCGTGGCGGAAGACACCGGATGTTCGGAAGCCATCGATTGGCAGATCTTCGAGCAGGTGGCACGTCAGGCACGCGCGCTCGTGGGCGACGAAGGTTTCATCAGCATCAACGTCTCGGGCAGCCACTTCCGCTCGCCGGATCTCGACCAACGGCTGCTCGACCTGCTGGCCCAGCACAACGTGCCAGCACGCTCCATACGCGTCGAGGTGACCGAGCGCGCGCTGCTCGAGAATCCCGCGCAAGTGAAAAGGATTCTGGAAAATCTCCGCGATCACGGCGTAGGTATCGCGCTGGACGACTTCGGCACCGGTTACTCGTCGCTCAGTTACCTGCACCAGTATCCGATCGAGACCTTGAAGATCGATCGATCGTTCGTCGTCGAGCTACCCGTGGAGGACAGCGAGGCGCACAGCACCGCCGTAGTGCGGGCCATCCAGGCGCTGGCCGATTCGCTGCGCATGCAGGTGATCGCCGAAGGCATCGAGACCGAAGCACAGATGCGCGTGCTGCGCCGTATCGGCTGTCGTTTCGGACAGGGTTTCCTGTTCGCCCAGCCAGCGCCCGCAAGCAAATGGCTGGGCTCGCCGCTGTCCCTTCACGCCTGA
- a CDS encoding TetR/AcrR family transcriptional regulator gives MNDGAKNERVRLSAEDWEDGALALIAEQGVGALAVEALARRLGVTKGSFYWHFRTREALLQAALERWEEYGEREVLAEIERIADPRKRLPELFRRVAHELQPHRVYAALLKALDHPQVVPVMSRVSQRRIDFLTRMYQEAGLEPVVALHRARLTYAAYVGFLQLNFTLGLPRLSHEEFDAYVEHVITTLTPAKSVD, from the coding sequence ATGAACGACGGTGCAAAGAACGAACGCGTCCGCCTCTCCGCCGAGGACTGGGAAGATGGCGCCCTGGCACTCATCGCCGAACAAGGCGTCGGCGCGCTTGCCGTCGAGGCCCTGGCGCGGCGGCTGGGCGTCACCAAGGGCAGTTTCTACTGGCATTTCCGCACGCGCGAAGCCCTGCTCCAGGCCGCCCTGGAGCGCTGGGAAGAGTACGGGGAACGCGAGGTCCTCGCCGAGATCGAGCGCATCGCCGATCCGCGTAAACGACTGCCGGAGCTGTTCCGCCGCGTGGCTCACGAGCTGCAGCCGCACCGCGTGTATGCCGCGTTGCTCAAGGCACTGGATCATCCGCAGGTCGTGCCGGTGATGTCGCGCGTCTCGCAACGCCGGATCGACTTCCTCACTCGCATGTATCAAGAGGCCGGTCTGGAGCCCGTCGTGGCCCTGCATCGTGCGCGGCTGACGTACGCGGCCTACGTGGGTTTCCTCCAGCTCAACTTCACCCTCGGACTGCCTCGCCTCTCGCACGAGGAATTCGACGCCTACGTCGAACACGTCATCACCACGCTGACGCCGGCCAAGTCCGTCGACTGA
- a CDS encoding phosphoenolpyruvate carboxykinase (GTP) translates to MRSHGSSLDALNRWVDEVAQLTEPASIRWCDGSDAEYADLVQTMLASGDLLPLNEATHPRSYLHRSHPSDVARVEHLTFVCTSDEADAGPNNHWMAPADAHAKIDALFAGAMRGRTMYVIPYCMGPIDSPLARCGVEITDSPYVVANMRIMTRMGSAALARIEREGRFVKGLHSTGDLDPERRFIMHFPEELSIKSIGSGYGGNALLGKKCHALRIASYQARSEGWLAEHMLIVGVENPKGEKHYIAAAFPSACGKTNLAMLIPSEGYRKAGWKVWTVGDDICWMTPGADGRLWAINPEAGYFGVAPGTSAGTNPTALETLGHDAIFTNVALTADNQPWWEGLGHGEPVADWQGRPHDPANGPAAHPNSRFTVSAKQCPSWAPEAEHAAGVPISAIVFGGRRPSLVPLVFEAKDWAHGVLVGAAMGSETTAAATGAVGVLRRDSMAMKPFCGYNFADYFAHWLSFDKPGAKLPRIFHVNWFRKDADGRFMWPGYGENLRVLDWMISRVEGMAKGVETPIGILPSRDELNLDGLSLPTGVVDELLRVDVEGWQEELRAIGLYLDGFGERMPERLKAERVRVTKALDAAVARPAAHVA, encoded by the coding sequence ATGCGATCGCACGGCAGTTCACTGGATGCATTGAATCGATGGGTCGACGAGGTCGCCCAGCTGACGGAGCCCGCCTCCATCCGCTGGTGCGATGGGTCCGACGCGGAATATGCGGACCTCGTCCAGACCATGCTCGCCAGTGGCGACCTCCTCCCGCTCAACGAGGCCACCCACCCGCGCAGCTATCTGCATCGCTCGCATCCGTCCGACGTGGCTCGCGTGGAGCATCTCACCTTCGTCTGCACGAGCGACGAAGCCGACGCCGGCCCGAACAACCATTGGATGGCGCCCGCAGACGCCCACGCAAAGATCGACGCGCTGTTTGCCGGCGCCATGCGCGGCCGCACGATGTACGTCATTCCCTATTGCATGGGTCCCATCGATTCCCCGCTCGCGCGCTGCGGCGTCGAGATCACCGACAGCCCCTATGTCGTCGCCAACATGCGCATCATGACGCGCATGGGTTCGGCGGCGCTGGCGCGCATCGAGCGCGAGGGTCGGTTCGTGAAGGGCCTGCATTCCACGGGCGATCTCGACCCCGAGCGCCGTTTCATCATGCACTTCCCCGAAGAGCTCTCGATCAAGTCGATCGGTTCGGGCTACGGCGGCAACGCACTTCTCGGCAAGAAGTGCCATGCGCTGCGCATTGCCAGCTACCAGGCGCGCAGTGAAGGCTGGCTCGCCGAACACATGCTGATCGTGGGCGTCGAGAATCCCAAGGGTGAGAAGCACTACATCGCGGCCGCGTTTCCGTCGGCGTGCGGGAAAACCAATCTCGCCATGCTCATTCCGAGTGAGGGCTATCGCAAGGCCGGCTGGAAGGTCTGGACGGTGGGCGACGACATCTGCTGGATGACGCCTGGTGCCGACGGCCGCCTGTGGGCGATCAATCCGGAAGCGGGCTATTTCGGCGTGGCTCCCGGCACCAGCGCGGGCACCAATCCGACCGCACTCGAGACGCTGGGCCACGATGCCATCTTCACCAACGTGGCGCTCACGGCGGACAACCAGCCGTGGTGGGAAGGCCTCGGCCACGGCGAACCGGTCGCCGACTGGCAGGGGCGTCCTCACGATCCCGCCAACGGTCCGGCAGCCCATCCCAACTCGCGCTTCACCGTCAGTGCGAAGCAGTGCCCGAGCTGGGCGCCGGAGGCGGAACATGCGGCCGGCGTCCCGATCTCGGCCATCGTCTTCGGTGGTCGCCGCCCGTCGCTCGTGCCGCTGGTCTTCGAAGCGAAGGACTGGGCACACGGCGTGCTGGTTGGCGCCGCCATGGGTTCGGAAACCACGGCCGCTGCCACCGGCGCCGTCGGCGTGCTTCGTCGTGACTCAATGGCGATGAAACCCTTCTGCGGCTACAACTTCGCCGATTACTTCGCGCATTGGCTGTCGTTCGACAAGCCAGGCGCCAAGCTGCCACGGATCTTCCACGTGAACTGGTTCCGCAAGGACGCCGACGGTCGTTTCATGTGGCCGGGTTACGGCGAGAATCTGCGCGTGCTCGACTGGATGATCAGCCGCGTGGAAGGCATGGCCAAGGGTGTGGAAACGCCCATCGGCATCCTGCCGAGCCGCGACGAACTCAATCTCGACGGCCTGAGCCTGCCCACGGGCGTGGTAGACGAACTGCTCCGGGTGGACGTCGAAGGCTGGCAGGAAGAACTGCGCGCCATCGGCCTTTACCTCGACGGCTTCGGCGAACGCATGCCGGAGCGACTCAAGGCAGAACGCGTGCGTGTGACCAAGGCACTCGATGCCGCCGTCGCCCGCCCGGCGGCCCACGTCGCCTGA
- a CDS encoding DUF4097 family beta strand repeat-containing protein — protein sequence MKTLYLSPLLLALSIGQAFASTPINLSKDIRPNAKVNIDNVRGEVTVTTWDKNQVQVSGTLGDGARPLEIEGDERNVDIRVQSGEQKGNWFSWGNDSSMQPTTLNVRVPRSVEIHINVVSAPVSMDGLDGGKIDVESVSGRIRANLKSPEVSMQTVSGTIDLAGRAGKADLQTVSGDITAPNVVDKIDAQTVSGRMTIGGGPWKEASFSTVSGDTQVNGGPARDGKLNIDSMSGDVQLQLPPDTMARLEASTFSGDLRSDWGTPSKGEDGPGKELKTTIGGGGAYIHVESFSGDVRVRNAGH from the coding sequence ATGAAAACGCTCTACCTCTCCCCCCTGCTGCTGGCGCTGTCGATCGGACAGGCATTCGCCTCGACTCCGATCAACCTGTCGAAGGACATCCGGCCCAACGCGAAGGTCAACATCGACAACGTCCGAGGCGAAGTCACGGTCACGACCTGGGACAAGAATCAGGTCCAGGTCTCCGGCACCCTCGGCGACGGCGCGCGTCCGCTCGAGATCGAAGGAGACGAGCGCAACGTCGACATCCGCGTCCAGAGCGGCGAGCAGAAAGGCAACTGGTTCAGTTGGGGCAACGATTCCAGCATGCAGCCCACCACCCTCAACGTGCGCGTGCCGCGTTCGGTCGAGATCCATATCAACGTCGTCAGCGCCCCTGTCAGCATGGATGGCCTCGACGGCGGCAAGATCGACGTGGAATCGGTGAGCGGACGCATCCGCGCGAACCTGAAGTCGCCCGAGGTCAGCATGCAGACCGTCAGCGGCACCATCGATCTCGCCGGCCGCGCCGGCAAGGCCGACTTGCAGACGGTGTCCGGCGACATCACCGCACCCAACGTCGTCGACAAGATCGATGCACAGACCGTGTCGGGGCGCATGACCATCGGCGGCGGCCCGTGGAAGGAAGCCAGCTTCAGCACCGTGTCTGGCGACACCCAGGTCAACGGCGGCCCCGCGCGCGACGGCAAACTCAACATCGACTCGATGAGCGGCGACGTCCAGCTTCAGTTGCCGCCCGACACCATGGCACGCCTGGAAGCCTCCACCTTCAGTGGCGACCTGCGCAGCGACTGGGGCACGCCATCGAAAGGCGAGGACGGTCCGGGCAAGGAATTGAAGACCACGATCGGCGGCGGTGGTGCGTACATCCACGTGGAATCGTTCAGTGGCGACGTACGCGTGCGCAACGCCGGGCACTGA